A genomic window from Thalassoroseus pseudoceratinae includes:
- a CDS encoding Bax inhibitor-1/YccA family protein codes for MGYAQEYAESDRFDGQNAFAADLSLEHRLAFLRKVYVHVFGAIVAFIALEAVILNIAPLRDALFGMFVATNGLILLGFIAVSWICHKWAYSEVSQQTQYVGLGVYVFAEALFFAPLLHIASGSDPRFAAVGGSPHVIPTAAFLTLLIFGGLTAFVLLTKTDFSFMRGILSVITMAALGLIVASFFTPISLGLWFIVAMVVLFSGWILYDTSNILHHFPTHMYVAASLELFASIATLFWYMIRLVMMFAGDD; via the coding sequence ATGGGTTACGCACAAGAGTACGCCGAGTCAGATCGGTTCGACGGCCAGAATGCCTTTGCCGCGGATTTGTCGCTTGAACATCGGCTGGCGTTCCTGCGGAAGGTGTACGTTCACGTCTTCGGTGCGATCGTCGCCTTCATTGCCTTGGAAGCGGTAATTTTGAATATCGCTCCCCTCCGCGACGCATTGTTCGGCATGTTTGTGGCTACCAACGGCCTGATCCTGCTGGGATTTATTGCCGTCAGCTGGATCTGCCACAAATGGGCCTACAGTGAAGTGTCCCAACAAACGCAGTATGTCGGGCTTGGTGTGTATGTGTTTGCAGAGGCACTCTTCTTTGCCCCGCTGTTACATATTGCCTCGGGAAGCGATCCTCGGTTTGCCGCCGTCGGTGGTAGCCCTCATGTGATTCCTACCGCCGCATTTCTCACCTTGCTGATCTTCGGTGGGCTGACCGCCTTCGTGCTGCTGACGAAAACCGACTTCTCATTCATGCGAGGCATCCTCAGCGTCATCACGATGGCTGCTCTCGGACTCATCGTCGCAAGCTTCTTCACCCCAATTTCCCTGGGTTTGTGGTTCATCGTGGCGATGGTTGTGCTGTTCAGTGGTTGGATTCTTTACGACACCTCGAACATCTTGCATCACTTCCCGACGCACATGTACGTGGCCGCATCCCTGGAGTTGTTCGCCTCCATCGCGACACTGTTCTGGTACATGATTCGCCTCGTCATGATGTTCG